One genomic region from Daphnia magna isolate NIES linkage group LG10, ASM2063170v1.1, whole genome shotgun sequence encodes:
- the LOC116931838 gene encoding poly(A) RNA polymerase, mitochondrial isoform X3: MRYSFVHTSHHVRPYLHKVKLKFDVFRHVRTFSTADKPTVVEESTKTHPSTNVCTFSLDKRQCFDDMVEFRKKQARSSVVVQVGNPLKSAALVNQVCSRHGNVSNLFHYTHKDKELLLLEFDSELSAVNLLASCSHNNNVKVIPAASPFLWLKAMPSESSASMSARFPLIMNEDNLANDNLEELLSNAKSISEQMIILEDQTRLSEIGHRLRWITCVQIERMLSVSLDGHCGTEPLEVKSPLIFQAKAAINNPRLQTQRHIEVFADILQNFTTGCTQVQRILQARVPIVKFYHEFTGVDCDLSMGSLTGVFMSELLYLYDKIDWRFRPLVTAVRHWGAWARLTDMVPGPRITNFTLTLMVVFFLQRRSPAILPTLSEMIKLARPQVDTRQTNDVDCTFLRDPAMFQERGKLNQESLEDLFVEFLRFIESFDFNERSVSIITGTALRKFDSKPLYVQNPLERELNVGRNVNLKELTRVVMEARNALYILETQEDQGPANWGLLALPRAERVRRLNPKSSHHNHVPQIDMKDLFSTDTDDEIDDFIEAKVSKGDVFLQTRSPFTAAHSQTKPSATETRPASGLNTLNGFIKQVQLNTGLAVNKSPKNLPLKSEKNRKPIEKQKRK; this comes from the exons ATGCGCTACTCCTTTGTACACACGAGCCATCACGTCAGACCGTATCTTCATAAAGTAAAACTTAAATTTGACGTCTTTAGACATGTCAGGACGTTTTCCACAGCAGATAAACCTACAGTTGTGGAAGAATCCACTAAAACACACCCATCTACCAATG tCTGCACCTTTTCTTTAGATAAAAGACAATGTTTTGATGATATGGTGGAATTTCGTAAAAAACAAGCTAGATCATCAGTTGTTGTTCAGGTGGGAAACCCTTTAAAATCTGCAGCTCTGGTAAATCAGGTGTGCTCAAGACATGGAAATGTGTCAAATCTCTTCCATTACACACATAAAGACAAG GAGTTACTTCTTTTAGAGTTTGATTCTGAGTTGTCTGCTGTAAATCTACTTGCTAGTTGTTCTCACAACAATAATGTTAAAGTGATTCCAGCTGCCTCACCCTTCCTGTGGTTGAAGGCTATGCCTTCAGAGTCATCTGCTTCCATGTCTGCTAGATTTCCTCTGATTATGAATGAAGACAATTTAGCAAATGACAACCTAGAAGAACTTCTTTCCAATGCAAAATCG ATATCGGAGCAGATGATTATTTTGGAAGATCAGACTCGTTTATCGGAAATTGGCCATAGGCTCAGGTGGATAACCTGCGTTCAAATTGAGCGGATGCTCTCGG TCTCCCTGGATGGTCATTGTGGGACGGAACCATTGGAAGTGAAATCACCTCTCATTTTCCAAGCCAAAGCTGCAATAAACAACCCCAGGCTTCAGACGCAAAGACATATTGAAGTTTTTGCAGATATTCTCCAAAACTTTACAACAGGTTGCACTCAG GTTCAAAGGATATTGCAAGCTAGGGTACCAATCGTTAAATTCTACCACGAATTCACCGGAGTCGACTGTGACCTATCTATGGGGTCATT AACGGGCGTTTTCATGTCTGAGTTGCTGTATCTCTATGATAAAATCGATTGGAGGTTCAGGCCGTTAGTGACAGCCGTAAGACATTGGGGTGCTTGGGCTAGGCTAACGGATATGGTTCCGGGCCCTCGAATAACCAATTTTACACTTACTCTTATGGTGGTCTTTTTCTTGCAACGTCGCTCTCCAGCAATTTTACCAACACTAAGTGAAATGATCAAATTAGCTAGACCTCAAGTGGACACCCGACAAACAAATGACGTCGATTGCACCTTCCTGCGGGATCCGGCCATGTTCCAGGAGCGCGGAAAATTAAATCAAGAATCACTTGAGGACCTTTTCGTAGAGTTTTTGCGATTCATTGAAAGCTTCGATTTTAATGAACGAAGTGTGTCCATTATCACGGGCACTGCGCTCAGAAAATTCGATTCGAAGCCCCTTTACGTGCAAAATCCACTTGAACGTGAACTGAATGTTGGCAGGAATGTTAACCTCAAAGAACTCACCCGCGTTGTTATGGAAGCCAGAAACGCACTCTACATTTTGGAGACCCAAGAAGATCAGGGTCCCGCAAACTGGGGACTGTTGGCTCTCCCACGAGCCGAACGAGTACGACGTTTAAACCCAAAGTCGTCGCATCACAACCATGTGCCTCAGATAGATATGAAAGATCTCTTTTCAACCGATACTGACGATGAAATTGACGATTTCATTGAAGCGAAAGTTTCCAAGGGCGATGTTTTCCTACAGACCAGATCTCCCTTTACAGCAGCACATAGCCAAACGAAACCGTCAGCAACAGAAACACGTCCTGCTTCGGGTTTGAACACTCTTAACGGATTTATTAAACAAGTACAACTTAATACTGGATTAGCAGTAAATAAATCGCCGAAAAACCTACCTTTGAAATCCGAAAAGAATCGAAAGCCAATCGAAAAGCAAAAACGGAAGTAG
- the LOC116931838 gene encoding poly(A) RNA polymerase, mitochondrial isoform X1, translated as MRYSFVHTSHHVRPYLHKVKLKFDVFRHVRTFSTADKPTVVEESTKTHPSTNVCTFSLDKRQCFDDMVEFRKKQARSSVVVQVGNPLKSAALVNQVCSRHGNVSNLFHYTHKDKELLLLEFDSELSAVNLLASCSHNNNVKVIPAASPFLWLKAMPSESSASMSARFPLIMNEDNLANDNLEELLSNAKSISEQMIILEDQTRLSEIGHRLRWITCVQIERMLSGLFPSLQVLPFGSFVNGCGRNGCDLDMAVSLDGHCGTEPLEVKSPLIFQAKAAINNPRLQTQRHIEVFADILQNFTTGCTQVQRILQARVPIVKFYHEFTGVDCDLSMGSLTGVFMSELLYLYDKIDWRFRPLVTAVRHWGAWARLTDMVPGPRITNFTLTLMVVFFLQRRSPAILPTLSEMIKLARPQVDTRQTNDVDCTFLRDPAMFQERGKLNQESLEDLFVEFLRFIESFDFNERSVSIITGTALRKFDSKPLYVQNPLERELNVGRNVNLKELTRVVMEARNALYILETQEDQGPANWGLLALPRAERVRRLNPKSSHHNHVPQIDMKDLFSTDTDDEIDDFIEAKVSKGDVFLQTRSPFTAAHSQTKPSATETRPASGLNTLNGFIKQVQLNTGLAVNKSPKNLPLKSEKNRKPIEKQKRK; from the exons ATGCGCTACTCCTTTGTACACACGAGCCATCACGTCAGACCGTATCTTCATAAAGTAAAACTTAAATTTGACGTCTTTAGACATGTCAGGACGTTTTCCACAGCAGATAAACCTACAGTTGTGGAAGAATCCACTAAAACACACCCATCTACCAATG tCTGCACCTTTTCTTTAGATAAAAGACAATGTTTTGATGATATGGTGGAATTTCGTAAAAAACAAGCTAGATCATCAGTTGTTGTTCAGGTGGGAAACCCTTTAAAATCTGCAGCTCTGGTAAATCAGGTGTGCTCAAGACATGGAAATGTGTCAAATCTCTTCCATTACACACATAAAGACAAG GAGTTACTTCTTTTAGAGTTTGATTCTGAGTTGTCTGCTGTAAATCTACTTGCTAGTTGTTCTCACAACAATAATGTTAAAGTGATTCCAGCTGCCTCACCCTTCCTGTGGTTGAAGGCTATGCCTTCAGAGTCATCTGCTTCCATGTCTGCTAGATTTCCTCTGATTATGAATGAAGACAATTTAGCAAATGACAACCTAGAAGAACTTCTTTCCAATGCAAAATCG ATATCGGAGCAGATGATTATTTTGGAAGATCAGACTCGTTTATCGGAAATTGGCCATAGGCTCAGGTGGATAACCTGCGTTCAAATTGAGCGGATGCTCTCGGGTTTGTTTCCTAGTCTACAAGTTTTACCATTCGGCTCCTTTGTCAATGGTTGCGGACGTAATGGTTGTGATCTGGATATGGCAGTCTCCCTGGATGGTCATTGTGGGACGGAACCATTGGAAGTGAAATCACCTCTCATTTTCCAAGCCAAAGCTGCAATAAACAACCCCAGGCTTCAGACGCAAAGACATATTGAAGTTTTTGCAGATATTCTCCAAAACTTTACAACAGGTTGCACTCAG GTTCAAAGGATATTGCAAGCTAGGGTACCAATCGTTAAATTCTACCACGAATTCACCGGAGTCGACTGTGACCTATCTATGGGGTCATT AACGGGCGTTTTCATGTCTGAGTTGCTGTATCTCTATGATAAAATCGATTGGAGGTTCAGGCCGTTAGTGACAGCCGTAAGACATTGGGGTGCTTGGGCTAGGCTAACGGATATGGTTCCGGGCCCTCGAATAACCAATTTTACACTTACTCTTATGGTGGTCTTTTTCTTGCAACGTCGCTCTCCAGCAATTTTACCAACACTAAGTGAAATGATCAAATTAGCTAGACCTCAAGTGGACACCCGACAAACAAATGACGTCGATTGCACCTTCCTGCGGGATCCGGCCATGTTCCAGGAGCGCGGAAAATTAAATCAAGAATCACTTGAGGACCTTTTCGTAGAGTTTTTGCGATTCATTGAAAGCTTCGATTTTAATGAACGAAGTGTGTCCATTATCACGGGCACTGCGCTCAGAAAATTCGATTCGAAGCCCCTTTACGTGCAAAATCCACTTGAACGTGAACTGAATGTTGGCAGGAATGTTAACCTCAAAGAACTCACCCGCGTTGTTATGGAAGCCAGAAACGCACTCTACATTTTGGAGACCCAAGAAGATCAGGGTCCCGCAAACTGGGGACTGTTGGCTCTCCCACGAGCCGAACGAGTACGACGTTTAAACCCAAAGTCGTCGCATCACAACCATGTGCCTCAGATAGATATGAAAGATCTCTTTTCAACCGATACTGACGATGAAATTGACGATTTCATTGAAGCGAAAGTTTCCAAGGGCGATGTTTTCCTACAGACCAGATCTCCCTTTACAGCAGCACATAGCCAAACGAAACCGTCAGCAACAGAAACACGTCCTGCTTCGGGTTTGAACACTCTTAACGGATTTATTAAACAAGTACAACTTAATACTGGATTAGCAGTAAATAAATCGCCGAAAAACCTACCTTTGAAATCCGAAAAGAATCGAAAGCCAATCGAAAAGCAAAAACGGAAGTAG
- the LOC116931838 gene encoding poly(A) RNA polymerase, mitochondrial isoform X2, whose protein sequence is MRYSFVHTSHHVRPYLHKVKLKFDVFRHVRTFSTADKPTVVEESTKTHPSTNDKRQCFDDMVEFRKKQARSSVVVQVGNPLKSAALVNQVCSRHGNVSNLFHYTHKDKELLLLEFDSELSAVNLLASCSHNNNVKVIPAASPFLWLKAMPSESSASMSARFPLIMNEDNLANDNLEELLSNAKSISEQMIILEDQTRLSEIGHRLRWITCVQIERMLSGLFPSLQVLPFGSFVNGCGRNGCDLDMAVSLDGHCGTEPLEVKSPLIFQAKAAINNPRLQTQRHIEVFADILQNFTTGCTQVQRILQARVPIVKFYHEFTGVDCDLSMGSLTGVFMSELLYLYDKIDWRFRPLVTAVRHWGAWARLTDMVPGPRITNFTLTLMVVFFLQRRSPAILPTLSEMIKLARPQVDTRQTNDVDCTFLRDPAMFQERGKLNQESLEDLFVEFLRFIESFDFNERSVSIITGTALRKFDSKPLYVQNPLERELNVGRNVNLKELTRVVMEARNALYILETQEDQGPANWGLLALPRAERVRRLNPKSSHHNHVPQIDMKDLFSTDTDDEIDDFIEAKVSKGDVFLQTRSPFTAAHSQTKPSATETRPASGLNTLNGFIKQVQLNTGLAVNKSPKNLPLKSEKNRKPIEKQKRK, encoded by the exons ATGCGCTACTCCTTTGTACACACGAGCCATCACGTCAGACCGTATCTTCATAAAGTAAAACTTAAATTTGACGTCTTTAGACATGTCAGGACGTTTTCCACAGCAGATAAACCTACAGTTGTGGAAGAATCCACTAAAACACACCCATCTACCAATG ATAAAAGACAATGTTTTGATGATATGGTGGAATTTCGTAAAAAACAAGCTAGATCATCAGTTGTTGTTCAGGTGGGAAACCCTTTAAAATCTGCAGCTCTGGTAAATCAGGTGTGCTCAAGACATGGAAATGTGTCAAATCTCTTCCATTACACACATAAAGACAAG GAGTTACTTCTTTTAGAGTTTGATTCTGAGTTGTCTGCTGTAAATCTACTTGCTAGTTGTTCTCACAACAATAATGTTAAAGTGATTCCAGCTGCCTCACCCTTCCTGTGGTTGAAGGCTATGCCTTCAGAGTCATCTGCTTCCATGTCTGCTAGATTTCCTCTGATTATGAATGAAGACAATTTAGCAAATGACAACCTAGAAGAACTTCTTTCCAATGCAAAATCG ATATCGGAGCAGATGATTATTTTGGAAGATCAGACTCGTTTATCGGAAATTGGCCATAGGCTCAGGTGGATAACCTGCGTTCAAATTGAGCGGATGCTCTCGGGTTTGTTTCCTAGTCTACAAGTTTTACCATTCGGCTCCTTTGTCAATGGTTGCGGACGTAATGGTTGTGATCTGGATATGGCAGTCTCCCTGGATGGTCATTGTGGGACGGAACCATTGGAAGTGAAATCACCTCTCATTTTCCAAGCCAAAGCTGCAATAAACAACCCCAGGCTTCAGACGCAAAGACATATTGAAGTTTTTGCAGATATTCTCCAAAACTTTACAACAGGTTGCACTCAG GTTCAAAGGATATTGCAAGCTAGGGTACCAATCGTTAAATTCTACCACGAATTCACCGGAGTCGACTGTGACCTATCTATGGGGTCATT AACGGGCGTTTTCATGTCTGAGTTGCTGTATCTCTATGATAAAATCGATTGGAGGTTCAGGCCGTTAGTGACAGCCGTAAGACATTGGGGTGCTTGGGCTAGGCTAACGGATATGGTTCCGGGCCCTCGAATAACCAATTTTACACTTACTCTTATGGTGGTCTTTTTCTTGCAACGTCGCTCTCCAGCAATTTTACCAACACTAAGTGAAATGATCAAATTAGCTAGACCTCAAGTGGACACCCGACAAACAAATGACGTCGATTGCACCTTCCTGCGGGATCCGGCCATGTTCCAGGAGCGCGGAAAATTAAATCAAGAATCACTTGAGGACCTTTTCGTAGAGTTTTTGCGATTCATTGAAAGCTTCGATTTTAATGAACGAAGTGTGTCCATTATCACGGGCACTGCGCTCAGAAAATTCGATTCGAAGCCCCTTTACGTGCAAAATCCACTTGAACGTGAACTGAATGTTGGCAGGAATGTTAACCTCAAAGAACTCACCCGCGTTGTTATGGAAGCCAGAAACGCACTCTACATTTTGGAGACCCAAGAAGATCAGGGTCCCGCAAACTGGGGACTGTTGGCTCTCCCACGAGCCGAACGAGTACGACGTTTAAACCCAAAGTCGTCGCATCACAACCATGTGCCTCAGATAGATATGAAAGATCTCTTTTCAACCGATACTGACGATGAAATTGACGATTTCATTGAAGCGAAAGTTTCCAAGGGCGATGTTTTCCTACAGACCAGATCTCCCTTTACAGCAGCACATAGCCAAACGAAACCGTCAGCAACAGAAACACGTCCTGCTTCGGGTTTGAACACTCTTAACGGATTTATTAAACAAGTACAACTTAATACTGGATTAGCAGTAAATAAATCGCCGAAAAACCTACCTTTGAAATCCGAAAAGAATCGAAAGCCAATCGAAAAGCAAAAACGGAAGTAG
- the LOC123476790 gene encoding uncharacterized protein LOC123476790, producing the protein MVEETIPNKHTRRPGNSYVFQDGVHHRSHIRNHPEWNRNVTIGVVCSIVFLIALIVIGVFFFNDSAVRKEQETTPSSNAVPLRCIANRTTGHTFLAEDLQISPNYRYYFYASRMSFSKAQQVCGSLPGGGGNLSTIQSEKQEKLFNKRIEDLFNQLFADDDNIFTGFRKQLWTGGYIDLELDGINRMRWIDDTSVSEWHQNFCNPNQASEILQISMSELKEKGAITNTLIYVVKDYRSSKKKGCWQLYSSLIYETEHLEFNFVCQVSTTSLPFRFERKVIGDFRQEANNEVLANEFAIFSGRASYRVAVETCQNFAPGAQMLSPVTLARDTEINKIVERHSFEIFGEDNGDPQRRTLIWSGGYFNVSSEDPTKVHWADDTKTLLDIEELQIRTHIDRNANNASEYENFCGTIEYYNEMIREAKRQESDAAKNTGCIRDRLFLIVKDFREGQTVQGCWHIYDFDYLNQYDYKLYLICQLPDLVRRIDEGYQN; encoded by the coding sequence ATGGTCGAAGAAACAATTCCCAATAAGCATACACGTCGTCCAGGGAATAGCTATGTGTTCCAGGATGGAGTCCATCATCGTTCTCATATAAGGAACCATCCTGAATGGAATCGGAATGTAACTATCGGCGTTGTTTGCAGCATCGTGTTCCTGATTGCACTCATCGTTATtggagttttcttttttaatgattcTGCAGTgagaaaagaacaagaaacaacACCGAGCTCTAATGCAGTACCTCTGCGTTGCATAGCAAACCGTACAACGGGTCATACTTTCTTAGCAGAGGACTTGCAAATTTCACCCAACTATAGATATTATTTCTATGCCAGCAGAATGTCCTTTTCGAAAGCTCAGCAGGTGTGTGGATCCCTACCTGGTGGAGGTGGCAATCTGTCGACCATACAGTctgaaaaacaagaaaaactgtTTAACAAGCGTATCGAGGATCTCTTTAATCAGCTGTTTGCAGATGACGATAATATTTTCACTGGATTCAGAAAGCAGTTGTGGACTGGTGGATACATAGACTTGGAGCTTGACGGAATCAATCGAATGCGCTGGATTGATGACACCAGTGTATCCGAATGGCATCAAAATTTCTGCAATCCCAATCAGGCAAGTGAAATTCTTCAAATTTCAATGAGCGAACTAAAAGAGAAAGGAGCAATCACCAATACTCTGATTTACGTGGTCAAAGACTATCGGTCATCTAAGAAAAAAGGCTGCTGGCAACTATACAGCTCACTGATTTACGAAACAGAACATctcgaatttaattttgtctGCCAAGTTTCAACAACCAGTCTTCCTTTTAGGTTTGAACGTAAGGTCATCGGAGATTTTCGGCAGGAGGCAAACAACGAAGTATTGGCAAACGAGTTTGCAATTTTTTCCGGCCGAGCTTCCTACAGGGTTGCTGTTGAGACCTGTCAAAACTTCGCTCCTGGAGCTCAAATGCTGTCCCCTGTTACGTTAGCACGTGATACTGAGATCAACAAGATCGTAGAGCGTCATTCCTTTGAGATATTCGGAGAAGACAATGGGGACCCACAGAGACGAACACTTATCTGGAGCGGCGGCTATTTCAATGTTTCATCCGAGGATCCAACCAAAGTTCACTGGGCAGATGATACAAAAACGCTATTGGACATTGAAGAGCTACAGATTCGAACGCATATCGACCGTAACGCCAATAATGCGAGCGAGTACGAAAATTTCTGCGGAACAATCGAATACTATAATGAAATGATTCGCGAGGCTAAACGTCAGGAAAGCGACGCCGCAAAGAACACAGGTTGTATCAGAGATCGTCTTTTTTTAATCGTCAAAGACTTCCGTGAAGGACAAACTGTTCAAGGATGCTGGCACATTTACGATTTTGATTACCTAAATCAGTATGATTACAAATTATACCTCATCTGTCAACTGCCGGATCTCGTAAGGAGAATAGATGAAGGCTACCAGAATTGA
- the LOC116931849 gene encoding glutamate receptor 1-like — protein MFRQLQLLRPTFLVQFVIILSLSVSSAEPLSSLKTRQGHVNNPLADQHLNVLWARRGGEYNSSYIGPKKGGLMVDYLARRFNFTYSFLTVNEIYLYAVGKAKRGLVDYLLDGQCDLLVHDVLLTTENYKTMELTLPWHRSIIVFMVPVPLITTNLDAVIKPFQWPVWTGIGISVITIIFFLKLTDRSPFAMSQTSEVSPSPTQQTEKADEICDHSSSTQTKKEPWNMYLYVFGMLLSQGGSCIRKHWSSRLVAGVWSLATFVFVQAYTSTLFTYIVTPSTAPLLVESVYDVVNKPHIQLVIERGRGFESTIMNTREKTGIFKQLRDKLMAFPKTRCYGASDCVALVKDGPNVVHGNAFVYVADYMINDFKITGKCNFQVARESFWPIIVGFGLQKRSRYTEPINKGILEMWDNGLMNLWESWFRAIPGKCENNFKQVNRSPTRVKTSPLSLKNLAGAFVVLSVGYGLSLLVFVVEHIMGYANRQRDRKRRNNF, from the exons ATGTTCCGACAATTGCAGCTATTACGACCCACCTTTTTGGTCCAATTTGTAATTATCCTTTCGTTATCGGTATCCTCAGCAGAACCGCTATCTTCACTGAAAACAAGACAGGGCCATGTTAACAATCCTTTGGCTGATCAACATCTAAATGTCCTTTGG GCTCGACGTGGAGGTGAGTACAATAGCTCCTATATCGGCCCGAAGAAGGGAGGCCTTATGGTGGACTACTTGGCCAGACGATTCAATTTCAC gTACTCGTTTCTCACCGTGAACGAGATTTATTTGTACGCTGTAGGAAAAGCAAAACGAGGATTAGTTGACTACTTACTCGATGGG cAATGCGACCTTCTCGTCCACGACGTTTTACTGACCACAGAGAATTACAAGACAATGGAACTGACACTACCTTGGCATCGTTCCATTATTGTTTTCATGGTTCCAGTTCCACTCATCACGACGAATCTCGACGCTGTCATAAAACCCTTTCAATGGCCG GTTTGGACAGGAATAGGAATATCGGTGATAACAATCATCTTTTTCTTGAAACTTACCGATCGTTCACCTTTCGCGATGTCTCAGACCTCGGAAGTCTCTCCGTCACCAACACAACAAACGGAGAAGGCAGACGAGATTTGCGACCATTCGAGTAGTACGCAAACTAAGAAAGAGCCATGGAATATGTACCTTTACGTGTTTGGAATGCTTCTTTCTCAAG GAGGAAGTTGCATCCGGAAACACTGGTCATCTCGTTTGGTAGCCGGAGTTTGGAGCTTGGCCACGTTTGTCTTCGTTCAAGCGTACACGTCAACTTTGTTTACTTACATCGTCACACCTAGTACCGCGCCGCTATTGGTCGAGTCGGTCTATGACGTAGTCAACAAACCACATATTCAATTGGTTATTGAACGTGGACGAGGCTTCGAAAGCACTATAATG AACACGCGAGAGAAGACGGGAATATTCAAGCAGTTGCGTGACAAGCTAATGGCCTTCCCGAAAACGCGCTGCTATGGAGCATCTGATTGTGTAGCTTTGGTCAAAGACGGACCAAACGTCGTCCATGGCAAT GCATTCGTATATGTAGCGGACTACATGATAAACGATTTCAAAATTACAGGAAAATGTAACTTTCAAGTGGCAAGAGAGTCCTTTTGGCCAATCATAGTCGGTTTTGGTTTACAAAAAAGAAGCCGTTACACTGAGCCCATCAACAAAGG GATTCTTGAAATGTGGGATAACGGTTTAATGAATCTCTGGGAATCGTGGTTTCGTGCAATACCAGGTAAAtgtgaaaataattttaaacaaGTCAACAGATCTCCCACCCGCGTCAAGACGTCACCTCTTTCACTCAAAAATTTGGCGGGCGCATTTGTCGTTTTGTCAGTCGGCTACGGCTTGTCGTTACTAGTTTTTGTGGTAGAGCATATCATGGGATATGCAAATAGACAACGTGATCGTAAACGACGCAACAATTTTTAA
- the LOC116931851 gene encoding glutamate [NMDA] receptor subunit 1: MFSRKQNALSYVQHFLLVLVVVMVIRCVLTEARHPIKNPLNGQHIRLIANVLILENEVNINNASGALEGMKGVSYHMMDYLTHRYNFTYSIIQGIQTTSVQSKGIGDRGLINWVVDGTGDLIVGPIIINHNRYGLADLTLPWYQLYGYLLIPKPQPQANFTSVLKPFQWPVWIALLVSIAAVIVSMYFVSNFRWSIVSSLTHRTFSKRKKIVFKKSCDTSTTVSYLYAVSVLLSQGGPCSSRKLVVRVLAAAWCLAAAVLVNSYSSVLITYILAPNNPPLITSAYDLAQQDDIHLIVDKGRGIDVFVTTSTETTGVMKELRNKLNSYPFSRCAPRSQCIAMVKSGKRITYASSQEYLMSAIKEDFQTSGGKCLLEIVSEGYIPALLGWVLQKRSPYTDIINKGILEMHGNGIIQLHWTLDPRRAIPPQCKSAKAKGVQKKNSKADQARQLSLKDLTGAFIILLIGWGISVIVFLGERLAYRPS, encoded by the exons ATGTTCAGTAGAAAACAGAACGCCTTGTCCTACgttcaacattttcttttggtaCTTGTGGTAGTGATGGTAATACGATGCGTACTTACTGAAGCGAGACATCCAATTAAAAATCCTCTTAACGGCCAACACATAAGACTTATCGcg AACGTGCTGATACTGGAAAACGAAGTGAATATAAATAACGCATCTGGAGCTTTGGAAGGCATGAAAGGAGTGTCTTATCACATGATGGATTACTTAACGCATCGCTACAATTTTAC GTATTCAATCATCCAAGGTATACAAACAACAAGCGTGCAGTCGAAAGGTATAGGAGATCGCGGCCTCATTAATTGGGTTGTTGACGGA ACAGGTGATCTTATAGTGGGTCCCATCATTATAAACCACAACCGCTACGGATTGGCGGACCTGACGTTGCCATGGTATCAACTGTATGGTTATCTCCTTATTCCCAAACCCCAACCTCAGGCCAATTTCACATCTGTTTTGAAACCATTTCAATGGCCG GTTTGGATCGCATTGCTGGTATCTATCGCTGCCGTCATCGTTTCCATGTACTTTGTCAGCAATTTTCGATGGTCAattgtttcttctttaacCCATCGGACATTTTCCAAACGCAAGAAAATcgtgtttaaaaaatcatgCGACACATCGACGACCGTGTCATACCTGTATGCTGTCAGCGTACTTCTTTCGCAAG GTGGACCATGCTCATCCCGAAAACTAGTTGTTCGAGTATTGGCCGCTGCTTGGTGTTTAGCAGCGGCAGTACTCGTCAATAGCTACAGTTCTGTGCTCATCACTTACATTCTCGCTCCCAATAACCCGCCACTCATAACCTCAGCCTACGATCTCGCCCAGCAAGATGACATCCATTTAATTGTTGATAAAGGAAGGGGCATTGATGTCTTTGTTACG ACGTCGACTGAAACTACGGGTGTGATGAAGGAGCTACGGAATAAACTCAATTCCTACCCATTCTCTCGTTGTGCGCCTCGCTCACAGTGCATCGCAATGGTCAAATCGGGAAAAAGAATTACGTACGCAAGT TCCCAAGAATATCTAATGAGTGCCATCAAGGAAGACTTTCAAACAAGCGGAGGTAAATGTCTGCTAGAAATCGTCAGCGAGGGTTACATACCTGCTCTCCTCGGTTGGGTATTGCAAAAAAGAAGTCCCTACACCGACATTATCAACAAGGG GATCCTAGAAATGCATGGGAACGGAATAATACAACTCCATTGGACATTAGACCCACGCAGAGCAATCCCACCCCAGTGTAAAAGCGCAAAAGCTAAGGGAGTTCAAAAGAAGAATAGTAAGGCGGATCAGGCTCGCCAATTGTCTCTCAAAGATCTAACTGGGGCCTTTATTATTTTGCTTATTGGATGGGGAATTTCAGTCATCGTTTTCTTGGGAGAAAGACTGGCATATCGACCTTcataa